TTATACATTAAAGTTGTTAGCAGAATGGGTGGGACAGGCTTTGTTGGGGTGGGACACTGTCCAGCTGAAACAGATGGGAGTGCAATGGCCGCTTAGTatctttcaaaatactgttatCTGGGTCTAGCTCTAGCTCCTGGGCAGGAGCGTGAACTTGATAGGCTTCGCACGCACGAAAATAAGGAGGCTGTCAAAtacattgtgatttttttttttccctacatcGTAAATTTTGCATAGTTTTATTTTCACCAGTTGCAGTATCTTGCTCTCTGGATTGTTGAGAGGAAGATCCATACTTCATGCATTTTTCCGTCATATCTTTATATTCTTGTGATCATCAGACAGTTAcgacatttcttttccttgttgcAGCTTGTAGAGACCTCATTAAAAGGGGAAATAGTCTTTGACCCCAGAAGTGCTTATTACCTCTGGTTTGTAATGGATTTCTGTGATGGAGGAGACATGAATGAGTATCTGTTGTCCCGAAAGCCGAACCGCAAGACCAACACCAGTTTCATGCTTCAGCTCAGCAGCGCACTGGCGTTCCTGCACAAAAACCAGATTATTCATCGTGATCTCAAACCTGACAATATTCTGATATCTCAGAGCAGGATGGATGCTAGTGACTTGGAGCCTACCCTGAAAGTAGCTGATTTTGGGCTGAGTAAAGTATGTTCAGCCTCGGGACAGAATCCTGAGGAACCGGTCAATGTAAATAAGTGTTTTCTATCAACTGCATGTGGGACTGACTTCTATATGGCTCCCGAAGTCTGGGAAGGACACTACACTGCCAAAGCGGACATCTTTGCGTTAGGGATTATAATCTGGGCAATGTTGGAAAGAATGACTTTCATAgatacagaaacaaagaaagaacttCTGGGGAGTTACGTCAAGCAGGGGACAGCAATCGTGCCTGTTGGAGAGGCGCTTCTAGAAAACCCTAAAATGGAACTGCTCATCCCCGTGAAGAAAAAATCCATGAATGCTCGCATGAAACAGCTGATCAAGGAAATGCTGGCTGCCAACCCGCAGGACCGACCCGATGCTTTTGAGCTAGAACTGCGATTAGTCAACATAGCTTTTAAAGACAGCAGCTGGGACACGTGACCTGCCAAGTCATGTCTCTCTCGACAGAGCTCCTTCTCACCTAACTGATGGTGCAGCTTAATGGCAGTAAAAGAAACGAGCCTGAACTCAAACCTGCAGGGTGTAGTTTCTCCCAAATGAATCTCTTCTGAGTTTCATAAAAGATAAGAATGTTGAGTTGGTTGTTGCATTAACGATGCGTCGATGTGTATAATACCAGGATGTTACATGCAAGTGTAAGATGTGACAATGTTCATGTGTGTATGCTGGCAGTGGGATGTCTTAAGAGCCAAGACTTGATTTCCAGCTCTGTCATGGAGTATTTCGTACATTCCAGTTTCCTCTGTCAGTATTAGGAACTCTCATGGAAAAAGAGATTTGCATGCTGGTAGTGCAAATCTTCAGGCTTTGTGAAGTAACTCTGTGTATATATTTAAGTATACGAGTGACTGGGAGTGTATGCcacttttcttaaattatttgctATGGGTCTGAGTGATTGGGGTCTGCTGGAAAACTAGGTGAAGAAGATAGATGAGGAGCATTCCTTCTTCTCCAGGCCTGAATacctttattatttatttttgttatctcATGTCAAAGATAGGGTCTGAGACTTGACTTTGtagacaaaaaaatgcaatgcaagGGGATCAgcagtttttttaaagtgctgacATGGCCAAGCTTAGCACTTACAGCCTAATGAGCTCATTGCTGAGGGAGTCAAATTACAAATGTATGCAATCAGGTGCTAGCATGTTGGCTAGTTCATTAATCATTTGATTTTGCTTTCTCCTAGTAATCAAATACTTTATTAATCAGTTAATCTACAGTTTCACAACATGCTCTCCACTCTTGTATCTATAATCCAATAGCACCTTGGGTACTTCAAATAGGAGAGTACGGTGGGCTTAGTTTATGGAAATGTGGACGAGGGAATCCAGCAGCATAGAGCGTTATTTTTAAGATTCTTCAGAAGATGGTGGCAGCACAGCTTTCCCTTTGAGTGAATCTAATAATACTGGTCACGGCCTCTTCCTTTCTGGCACTGCCTCTGACCTGGTAGTGATGAGGAGATAAAGGGGTGACTGTCTTGTAGAACGCACCTATTCTTAAATACGAGAGAAATCTCAGTAACTGGTATGTGACTGGTATCGCAGATTTGTGTGGCGACCTTGgctgattttttcatttgttttcctccttttagaGAAGTACTATTTACATAAAACCATGGACGGTAGGATGGAAAGCTTTGAGGAGGTTGAAAGGCTGCTTATCCCCAGCTCTTACTCCACAGAAGCAGATTGGTATGCTGAGAGAGGTTTCCCTGGGGCCACCTGATGCTGGACAGCAGACAGAAGCTGCTTTGTAATAGTAGAACACTTTGTTCTCTTGGGTGCAGGACTGTGACCTTTCTCATCAAT
This Gavia stellata isolate bGavSte3 chromosome 29, bGavSte3.hap2, whole genome shotgun sequence DNA region includes the following protein-coding sequences:
- the PDIK1L gene encoding serine/threonine-protein kinase PDIK1L, with translation MVSSQPKYDLIREVGRGSYGVVYEAVVRKTSARVAVKKIRCHAPENVELALREFWALSSIKSQHPNVIHLEECILQKDGMVQKMSHGSSSSLYLQLVETSLKGEIVFDPRSAYYLWFVMDFCDGGDMNEYLLSRKPNRKTNTSFMLQLSSALAFLHKNQIIHRDLKPDNILISQSRMDASDLEPTLKVADFGLSKVCSASGQNPEEPVNVNKCFLSTACGTDFYMAPEVWEGHYTAKADIFALGIIIWAMLERMTFIDTETKKELLGSYVKQGTAIVPVGEALLENPKMELLIPVKKKSMNARMKQLIKEMLAANPQDRPDAFELELRLVNIAFKDSSWDT